In Nostoc sp. CENA543, a single genomic region encodes these proteins:
- a CDS encoding type II toxin-antitoxin system VapC family toxin, whose amino-acid sequence MKFLLDTNTCIIYMRGKNSTLKQKLESTSTKDIAVCSIVKAELFYGAMKSANPQRNLTLQLQFLAQFISLPFDDLAATTFGKIRSQLEALGTPIGAYDLQIAAIALSKNLTLITHNTREFQRINNLLIEDWEI is encoded by the coding sequence GTGAAATTCCTCCTCGATACTAACACCTGCATTATTTATATGCGGGGTAAAAATTCCACTTTAAAACAGAAATTAGAATCTACTTCTACTAAAGATATTGCAGTTTGCTCAATCGTCAAAGCCGAACTATTTTATGGAGCAATGAAAAGTGCCAATCCACAACGTAACCTTACCTTACAACTGCAATTTTTAGCTCAATTTATATCACTACCTTTTGACGATTTAGCAGCCACAACATTTGGTAAAATTCGCTCTCAACTAGAAGCATTAGGTACTCCGATTGGAGCGTATGATTTACAAATTGCGGCGATCGCACTCTCCAAAAACTTAACTCTCATCACCCATAACACGAGAGAATTTCAACGCATTAATAACTTGTTGATTGAGGATTGGGAGATATAG
- a CDS encoding CHAT domain-containing protein, whose translation MNEQRQQAYLNVIRSLLDAPSGEELEILAAHQDLLDAGLVQKMLEIASNLLSRGELDQANRLMNIVGQQLGVYSEFELSLTATEKEYFNFLYQTLQATADSKANPQVVYPLLAQNTDKLEGVFAEILRRWGTNRLGEAKADKAEYLAAVIVEFSNLIQQFPLGNKASNMEIAITGYKVALIVYTPEALPQQWAGTQNNLAVAYWERIKGDRAENIENAIVAYTAALTVRTKEALPVDWAMTQNNLAVAYNDRIKGDRAENIENAIAAFTVALTVRTKEALPVDWAATQNNLAAAYRERIKGDIAENIENAIAVCTAALTVYTPEALPVDWAMTQNNLALAYRERIKGDRAENIENAIAACTAALTVYTPEALPQQWAATQNNLAAAYNDRIKGDRAENIENAIAACTAALTVYTPEALPQQWAATQNNLAAAYNDRIKGDRAENIENAIAACTAALTVRTPEALPVDWAATQNNLAFAYNDRIKGNRAENIEQAITAYTATLTVYTPEALPVYWAMTQNNLAAVYSKRIKGDRAENIENAIAAYTAALTVRTREALPIDWAATQNNLGIVYNDRIKGDRAENIENAITAYTAALTVYTKEALPENHAKTLFALGITYQDANQFNLAYNTFKFAIDTVESLREEIVSGEESKRKQAEQFNKVYSRMVEVCLKLGSLTEAIEYVECSKTRSLVEQILKRDSQSIFPPDVFTQLETYRDEILVGQYQIQNGKAENLQDLAKHLQQLRQQRNNLQDKYLPIGSSFKFDKFPETLDDNTAIIEWYIATDTILTFIIKPHGQQLAFWQSPAAELDALFNWINEYVNDYYNPKDKNEIQWQNQLETRLNKLAGILHIEEILAHIPEQCQRLILIPHRFLHLFPLHALPVKSSYLIDLFPKGVSYAPSCQILQQLQLRQHHESQSLLKSLFAVQNPTKDLYEDYEQDLGAVNVIKKKFTQSHIIKQAKANKSAILHVDENQHTTLNPEFRQASSIFFFCHGYFNPNSPQDSGLQLADANLTLTEIIAHFKLMNCRLVTLSACETGMIDSRNTSDEYIGLPSGFLLAGSTNVVSSLWTVSATATALFMIKFYEELQQQTNIVLALNAAQRWLRNTTIKGFQYWLPKSSLRLDCQIEIYKYLTEIVKDKGESTLPFESPFYWAAFYHTGKGV comes from the coding sequence ATGAACGAACAGCGTCAGCAAGCCTATCTCAACGTCATTCGCAGTCTGTTAGATGCTCCTAGTGGTGAAGAACTGGAGATTTTAGCCGCACACCAAGATTTACTTGATGCTGGCTTGGTGCAGAAGATGCTAGAAATAGCAAGTAATCTATTAAGCCGAGGCGAATTAGACCAAGCTAACCGTTTAATGAATATAGTGGGACAGCAACTTGGGGTTTATAGTGAATTTGAATTATCATTGACTGCCACAGAAAAAGAATATTTTAATTTTTTATACCAAACGTTACAAGCAACCGCAGACAGCAAAGCTAATCCCCAGGTAGTTTACCCCTTGTTGGCACAAAATACAGACAAACTTGAAGGAGTGTTTGCAGAAATACTACGTCGTTGGGGGACAAATAGACTAGGAGAAGCGAAAGCAGATAAAGCGGAATATTTAGCAGCAGTTATTGTTGAATTTAGCAATCTAATTCAACAATTTCCCTTAGGTAACAAAGCCAGCAATATGGAAATTGCCATTACTGGCTATAAAGTCGCACTGATAGTCTACACTCCTGAAGCATTGCCTCAACAATGGGCAGGGACACAAAATAATCTCGCTGTTGCCTACTGGGAGAGAATCAAAGGCGACAGAGCAGAAAACATCGAAAATGCGATTGTGGCTTATACTGCGGCTTTAACTGTCAGAACTAAGGAAGCATTGCCTGTTGATTGGGCAATGACGCAAAATAATCTCGCTGTTGCCTACAACGATAGAATCAAAGGTGACAGAGCAGAGAACATCGAAAATGCGATCGCGGCTTTTACTGTGGCTTTAACTGTCAGAACTAAGGAAGCATTGCCTGTTGATTGGGCAGCAACGCAAAATAATCTCGCTGCTGCCTACAGGGAGAGAATCAAAGGCGACATAGCAGAGAACATCGAAAATGCGATCGCGGTTTGTACTGCGGCTTTAACTGTCTACACTCCTGAGGCATTGCCTGTTGATTGGGCAATGACGCAAAATAATCTTGCTCTTGCCTACAGAGAGAGAATCAAAGGCGACAGAGCAGAGAACATCGAAAATGCGATCGCGGCTTGTACTGCGGCTTTAACTGTCTACACTCCAGAAGCATTGCCTCAACAATGGGCAGCGACGCAAAATAATCTCGCTGCTGCCTACAACGATAGAATCAAAGGCGACAGAGCAGAGAACATCGAAAATGCGATCGCGGCTTGTACTGCGGCTTTAACTGTCTACACTCCAGAAGCATTGCCTCAACAATGGGCAGCGACGCAAAATAATCTTGCTGCTGCCTACAACGATAGAATCAAAGGCGACAGAGCAGAGAACATCGAAAATGCGATCGCGGCTTGTACTGCGGCTTTAACTGTCAGAACTCCAGAGGCATTGCCTGTTGATTGGGCAGCAACGCAAAATAATCTCGCTTTTGCGTACAACGATAGAATCAAAGGCAACAGAGCAGAGAACATCGAACAGGCAATCACTGCTTATACTGCGACTTTAACTGTCTACACTCCTGAGGCATTGCCTGTTTATTGGGCAATGACGCAAAATAATCTCGCTGCTGTCTACAGCAAGAGAATCAAAGGCGACAGAGCAGAGAACATCGAAAATGCGATCGCTGCTTATACTGCTGCTTTAACTGTCAGAACCAGGGAAGCTTTGCCTATTGATTGGGCAGCAACGCAAAATAATCTTGGAATTGTCTACAACGATAGAATCAAAGGCGACAGAGCAGAGAACATCGAAAATGCGATCACAGCTTATACTGCTGCTTTAACTGTCTACACCAAAGAAGCTTTGCCTGAAAATCATGCAAAAACTTTGTTTGCACTTGGAATTACTTACCAAGACGCAAACCAGTTTAATTTAGCATACAATACTTTTAAATTTGCCATTGACACAGTAGAATCTTTACGAGAAGAAATAGTATCTGGTGAAGAAAGCAAACGCAAACAAGCGGAACAGTTTAACAAAGTTTATAGCCGTATGGTAGAAGTTTGCTTGAAATTAGGTAGTCTAACAGAAGCAATTGAATATGTTGAATGTAGCAAAACTCGCAGTTTAGTTGAGCAAATCCTGAAACGTGACTCTCAAAGCATCTTCCCTCCAGATGTTTTCACTCAACTAGAAACTTACAGAGATGAAATATTAGTAGGACAATATCAAATCCAAAATGGTAAAGCGGAAAATCTCCAAGACTTAGCAAAACATCTTCAACAATTACGACAGCAACGCAACAACTTACAAGATAAATATTTGCCTATTGGTTCTAGTTTCAAGTTTGATAAATTCCCAGAAACTTTAGATGACAACACTGCAATTATAGAATGGTACATTGCCACAGATACAATTCTCACATTTATTATCAAACCTCACGGACAACAATTAGCATTTTGGCAATCACCAGCAGCAGAATTAGACGCACTATTTAATTGGATTAATGAATATGTAAATGATTACTACAACCCAAAAGACAAAAATGAAATTCAATGGCAGAACCAACTAGAAACACGCCTAAACAAGTTAGCAGGAATTCTGCACATTGAAGAAATATTAGCCCACATCCCCGAACAATGCCAAAGATTGATTCTCATTCCTCATCGCTTTTTGCATCTATTCCCTCTCCATGCTTTACCCGTCAAATCATCATACTTAATTGACTTATTCCCCAAGGGCGTAAGCTATGCACCTAGTTGTCAAATCTTACAACAACTGCAACTGCGTCAACATCATGAATCTCAATCATTATTAAAATCTTTATTTGCTGTGCAGAACCCCACAAAAGATTTATATGAAGATTATGAACAAGACTTAGGTGCAGTCAACGTCATTAAAAAGAAATTTACTCAATCTCATATTATCAAACAAGCCAAAGCCAACAAATCAGCAATTCTCCATGTTGATGAAAATCAGCACACCACCCTCAACCCAGAATTCCGCCAAGCTAGCAGCATATTTTTCTTTTGTCACGGCTACTTCAATCCTAACTCTCCTCAAGATTCCGGTTTACAGTTAGCTGACGCAAACCTAACTTTAACAGAGATTATCGCTCACTTCAAATTAATGAACTGTCGCCTAGTCACCCTCTCAGCTTGCGAAACTGGGATGATAGATTCCAGAAACACCAGTGACGAATACATAGGTTTACCCAGTGGCTTTTTATTAGCAGGTAGCACCAATGTAGTCAGCAGCCTTTGGACTGTCAGTGCTACAGCTACAGCCTTATTCATGATTAAATTTTACGAAGAACTACAGCAGCAAACCAATATTGTATTAGCTCTAAACGCAGCACAACGCTGGTTAAGAAATACAACAATTAAAGGCTTTCAATATTGGCTACCTAAATCATCATTACGTCTAGATTGTCAGATAGAAATATATAAATACTTGACTGAAATCGTCAAAGACAAAGGAGAATCTACACTACCATTTGAGTCACCTTTTTATTGGGCTGCTTTTTATCACACAGGTAAAGGAGTTTAA
- a CDS encoding BrnA antitoxin family protein, with the protein MSDKDLSNTSRTNWTALESMNDEEIDYSDIPPLTEEFFEQATLRIPAPQALQLVQIEPDILKWFQAQSGEYKALINSVLRRYIENCDEQTAI; encoded by the coding sequence ATGAGCGACAAAGACTTGAGCAATACCTCTCGTACTAACTGGACAGCACTAGAGTCAATGAACGATGAAGAAATTGACTACTCTGACATTCCACCATTGACAGAAGAATTTTTTGAGCAGGCTACCCTCAGAATTCCCGCACCTCAAGCACTACAATTGGTACAGATTGAACCAGATATACTCAAGTGGTTTCAAGCTCAAAGTGGAGAATATAAAGCCTTAATCAACTCTGTTTTACGTCGTTACATTGAAAACTGCGACGAACAGACAGCAATATAA
- a CDS encoding Spx/MgsR family RNA polymerase-binding regulatory protein, whose translation MSLQVYGIPNCGTCKKALTWLQNHNIAYEFINTKEHPPTADQITNWVKSLGAAPMRNTSGQSYRALGEEKKTWTDEQWITAFTQDAMLLKRPLFVKDSKAVLVGFKDELVAKEKLLSNT comes from the coding sequence ATGTCACTGCAAGTTTACGGAATTCCTAACTGTGGTACCTGCAAAAAAGCTCTGACTTGGCTACAAAATCACAATATTGCATACGAGTTTATTAATACCAAAGAACATCCACCAACTGCTGATCAAATTACAAATTGGGTAAAGTCTCTAGGTGCAGCACCCATGCGTAATACCTCTGGTCAATCTTACCGCGCTTTAGGTGAAGAAAAGAAAACCTGGACTGACGAACAATGGATTACAGCATTTACTCAAGATGCAATGTTACTCAAGCGTCCGCTTTTTGTCAAAGATAGTAAAGCTGTGCTGGTAGGTTTCAAAGATGAGTTAGTAGCCAAGGAAAAATTATTATCTAATACATAA
- a CDS encoding CO2 hydration protein, protein MVQTPEKPVTKIPPSRHEFADIIYRLEAGGSMLPDTPENLMQIIGIYKAYAVPMDFYWRDLLYIAEQVFLDPFPFFKYFISQEYLDRHNHYAGDDADLRIWRGEATAHPELLAFMDRGETFKMPKILHHLLHDRVNMEFAEACMRAMLWHRHMYAPVNQFDAYLDSEEYKANADRAIKAYFKGNPVMLGLYKLFPDMFLEQCRQMSYYANLGLFWEVMAPVFFEMSDIYDEGGFKGVPDAMNFLVNGIFAIAGRPIYHHVYIRGECYEIIPKSKGFTWLYEAALPYVEAVFYRTAPFRGTKSYNAQAGQVPDDQKDFHYGILYADVFPVGTAGIPPTLLMQDMLHFLPQYLVDYYQQHCRGEEDMLIQLGISFQRSMYNVTSAVIQALRTALLYPLDDPNPKHLQANREFFEAQLGRFTRPEYGMRDAARLRDIQRQDYR, encoded by the coding sequence ATGGTACAAACCCCAGAAAAACCCGTTACCAAAATTCCCCCTTCCCGCCACGAATTTGCTGATATCATCTATCGCTTAGAAGCTGGCGGTTCGATGTTACCTGATACGCCAGAGAATTTAATGCAAATTATCGGTATCTACAAAGCCTATGCTGTACCGATGGATTTTTACTGGCGCGACTTACTCTATATCGCCGAACAAGTCTTTTTAGATCCCTTTCCCTTTTTTAAATACTTTATTTCCCAAGAATATTTAGATAGACATAATCATTACGCTGGGGACGACGCTGATTTAAGAATTTGGCGTGGTGAAGCCACAGCACACCCAGAACTTTTGGCATTTATGGACAGGGGCGAAACCTTCAAGATGCCAAAAATATTGCATCATTTACTGCACGATCGCGTCAATATGGAATTTGCCGAAGCCTGTATGCGGGCTATGTTGTGGCATCGTCATATGTACGCGCCCGTCAACCAATTTGATGCTTACCTCGACTCAGAAGAATACAAAGCTAACGCCGATAGGGCAATTAAAGCTTACTTTAAAGGCAACCCCGTAATGTTGGGACTCTACAAACTGTTCCCCGATATGTTCTTGGAACAGTGCCGTCAAATGTCCTATTACGCCAACCTGGGTTTATTCTGGGAAGTCATGGCACCGGTATTTTTTGAAATGTCGGATATCTATGATGAAGGTGGCTTTAAAGGCGTTCCCGATGCAATGAACTTTTTAGTCAATGGGATATTTGCGATCGCCGGTCGTCCGATTTACCATCATGTGTATATCCGTGGTGAATGTTACGAAATCATCCCCAAATCTAAAGGTTTCACTTGGCTGTACGAAGCCGCATTACCCTATGTAGAGGCTGTATTCTACCGCACAGCCCCCTTTAGAGGCACAAAATCCTATAACGCCCAAGCTGGTCAAGTCCCCGATGACCAAAAAGATTTCCACTACGGCATTCTTTACGCTGACGTATTCCCCGTTGGTACAGCCGGAATTCCACCGACATTGTTAATGCAAGATATGTTGCATTTCTTACCCCAATATCTGGTTGATTATTACCAACAACATTGTCGGGGTGAGGAAGATATGCTGATTCAGTTGGGGATTAGTTTCCAGCGTTCCATGTACAATGTTACCTCTGCGGTAATTCAGGCATTGCGGACTGCTTTGTTATATCCCTTAGACGACCCCAACCCCAAGCATTTGCAAGCTAACCGCGAGTTTTTTGAAGCGCAACTCGGCCGCTTTACCCGTCCTGAATATGGTATGCGTGATGCGGCGCGTCTGCGAGACATCCAGCGTCAAGATTATCGCTAA
- the mazG gene encoding nucleoside triphosphate pyrophosphohydrolase encodes MTKDKEQNNAETLAALQELIDVVAKLRSPDGGCPWDLAQTPETLTPYVIEEAYEVVDAIKNGTQAEITEELGDLLLQVVLQAQIARESSQFSLQDVAQGIAQKLIRRHPHVFGDVSVQNAEEVRQNWEQIKAEEKGEASPDSQKLSTKLSRYNRTLPPLTAAMKISQKAAAVGFEWENIDGVWAKFHEELQEFQQALAAETPERQQAELGDLLFAVIQLARWYNLDPSAALQGTNQRFVQRLQKMEAVVSRPLSDYSLDELEALWQQAKAQIAKESNQE; translated from the coding sequence ATGACAAAGGACAAAGAACAAAATAATGCAGAAACTTTGGCGGCGTTGCAAGAGTTAATTGATGTGGTAGCGAAATTGCGATCGCCTGATGGGGGTTGTCCTTGGGATTTGGCGCAAACTCCTGAAACTCTCACACCCTACGTAATTGAGGAAGCCTACGAGGTTGTAGATGCCATTAAAAACGGCACACAAGCAGAAATCACCGAAGAATTAGGGGATTTACTTTTACAGGTAGTCTTACAGGCGCAAATTGCTAGGGAATCTAGCCAATTTTCCCTACAAGATGTTGCCCAAGGTATTGCTCAAAAGTTGATTCGTCGTCATCCTCATGTATTCGGTGATGTGTCGGTGCAGAATGCAGAGGAAGTGCGACAAAATTGGGAACAAATTAAGGCAGAGGAGAAAGGAGAAGCTTCACCAGACAGCCAAAAGTTGAGTACCAAACTCAGTCGTTACAACCGGACTCTTCCTCCACTGACAGCAGCCATGAAGATTTCCCAAAAAGCGGCGGCGGTTGGTTTTGAGTGGGAAAATATTGATGGAGTGTGGGCAAAGTTCCATGAAGAGTTACAGGAGTTTCAACAAGCCTTAGCCGCAGAAACACCAGAACGCCAACAAGCCGAATTAGGTGATTTACTCTTTGCAGTCATTCAGTTAGCCCGTTGGTATAATCTCGATCCCAGTGCAGCTTTACAAGGCACAAATCAAAGATTTGTCCAACGTTTGCAAAAAATGGAAGCAGTTGTTAGCCGTCCCTTATCTGATTACAGTTTGGATGAGTTAGAAGCTTTATGGCAACAAGCTAAAGCCCAAATAGCCAAAGAGAGTAATCAAGAGTAA
- a CDS encoding metal-binding protein — protein MPSGGTHDRITLWALPVVAGVTFWQTRSGNVTLLVAGGFMFGGLMFGPDLDIYSRQYQRWGFLRWIWLPYQKSLRHRSFLSHGPIIGTTLRVVYLSSIMAILAMVMVAIAEKLWNITVSWQDIEGTVGRSLSSYATECLALFLGLELGAMSHSLSDWGGSAYKRFRKQGLQGILPSGKIKKRKVTRRRVSKGVKVNDKGQRTK, from the coding sequence ATGCCTTCTGGTGGAACGCACGATCGCATTACTTTATGGGCGTTGCCAGTGGTGGCGGGTGTGACTTTCTGGCAGACTCGTAGTGGCAATGTCACTTTGTTGGTGGCTGGTGGGTTTATGTTTGGTGGTTTGATGTTCGGCCCCGACTTAGATATATACTCCCGTCAATACCAACGCTGGGGTTTTCTGCGTTGGATTTGGCTACCTTACCAAAAGAGTCTCCGCCACCGTTCTTTTTTATCCCACGGGCCAATTATTGGCACAACTCTCAGGGTAGTTTATCTCAGCAGCATCATGGCAATCTTGGCGATGGTGATGGTGGCTATCGCTGAGAAGTTATGGAATATCACTGTTTCTTGGCAAGATATAGAAGGGACTGTGGGGCGATCGCTATCTAGTTACGCGACAGAGTGTCTGGCTTTATTTTTGGGTTTAGAACTCGGTGCAATGAGTCATTCCCTCAGCGATTGGGGCGGTTCGGCTTACAAACGGTTTCGCAAGCAAGGACTCCAGGGAATACTTCCTAGTGGCAAAATTAAGAAACGTAAAGTTACGCGTCGCAGAGTCAGCAAGGGAGTAAAAGTCAATGACAAAGGACAAAGAACAAAATAA
- a CDS encoding BrnT family toxin, protein MIFPPAPLLPAPLLFHCGEDRWFGIGFLGNGVAVVVWTERKNNVIRIISARRANRYERQRLEQYLSY, encoded by the coding sequence GTGATTTTTCCCCCTGCTCCCTTGCTCCCTGCTCCCCTGCTTTTTCATTGCGGTGAAGACCGTTGGTTTGGTATAGGTTTCCTTGGTAACGGTGTAGCGGTTGTAGTTTGGACAGAACGCAAAAATAATGTGATTCGGATCATTTCAGCACGAAGGGCAAATCGGTATGAGCGACAAAGACTTGAGCAATACCTCTCGTACTAA